In Synechococcus sp. PCC 6312, one genomic interval encodes:
- a CDS encoding response regulator transcription factor has translation MQTTDTQDYPLLSERELQVIELVAAGLTNQEIAVELDISKRTVDNHISNILTKTKTDNRVALVRWALQWGKVCLDHVNCCPLPSRSPLVNESQA, from the coding sequence ATGCAGACCACTGACACCCAAGACTACCCCCTTCTTTCCGAACGTGAATTACAGGTGATTGAATTAGTGGCGGCGGGATTGACCAATCAAGAAATTGCCGTGGAACTGGACATCAGCAAACGTACCGTTGACAACCACATCAGCAATATTCTCACCAAAACTAAAACCGATAATCGGGTTGCCCTTGTCCGTTGGGCCTTGCAATGGGGGAAGGTTTGTCTAGATCATGTTAACTGTTGTCCATTGCCCAGCCGCTCCCCTCTCGTGAATGAATCCCAGGCCTAG
- a CDS encoding ArsA family ATPase: protein MPKVVAFLGSDIEPTAYAVAQSHAQAGQKTLILVPTPGIRFKHLCGTEFNPQPTTIAPNLEIVELQAIQILSGAWEELRKFVRDYVPADVLGSEVYAGELMVLPGMDLFLTLNAIRQYYQNSAYDVLVYAGIDPTTTLRFIGLPHALAWYYRRFGRILEDLDPVKIANAIGGPLATALLAANFDTQKISTALSQGKEWVEQGVNAVGDPQQLQVYLVTSPESMAIQQTQWLWGASQQVQVPISQVLVPTVNPAAIEAVTAAFSPLTVQGLRGNDRGLVDVASLPNLDTPLKAPPCQEMNVAQRQIKVFLPGLAKHQVKLTQFNGEITIEAADQRRHLPLPPELQNQPVTAGKFEAPYLIISF, encoded by the coding sequence ATGCCCAAGGTCGTGGCCTTTTTAGGCAGTGATATTGAACCCACCGCTTACGCAGTCGCCCAAAGTCATGCCCAGGCCGGTCAAAAGACTTTAATCCTCGTTCCTACCCCTGGCATCCGGTTCAAACATCTCTGTGGGACTGAGTTTAACCCGCAACCAACAACCATTGCCCCAAATTTAGAGATTGTCGAGCTGCAAGCTATTCAAATCCTGAGCGGGGCCTGGGAAGAATTGCGGAAATTTGTCCGAGATTATGTTCCCGCTGATGTCCTAGGGAGTGAGGTCTATGCGGGAGAGCTGATGGTTTTACCAGGAATGGATTTATTTCTCACCCTAAATGCCATCCGCCAGTATTATCAAAATTCTGCCTACGATGTTCTAGTCTATGCCGGCATCGATCCAACCACCACCTTGCGCTTTATTGGCCTGCCCCATGCCCTGGCCTGGTATTATCGGCGATTTGGCCGCATTTTGGAAGACTTAGACCCAGTTAAAATTGCCAACGCCATTGGCGGCCCCCTGGCCACAGCCCTCTTAGCGGCCAACTTTGATACCCAAAAAATTTCTACGGCCCTCAGTCAAGGCAAAGAATGGGTTGAGCAGGGGGTAAACGCGGTGGGCGACCCTCAGCAGTTGCAGGTTTATTTAGTCACCTCCCCGGAATCAATGGCCATCCAACAGACCCAGTGGTTATGGGGCGCAAGTCAGCAAGTCCAAGTGCCTATTTCCCAAGTCTTGGTACCAACGGTTAACCCCGCTGCAATCGAGGCTGTAACGGCTGCCTTTAGCCCGCTGACTGTCCAAGGTTTAAGGGGTAATGACCGGGGCTTGGTTGATGTGGCCAGCTTGCCCAATTTAGACACCCCCCTCAAGGCTCCCCCCTGCCAAGAAATGAATGTGGCCCAACGGCAAATAAAGGTCTTTTTACCCGGCTTGGCTAAACACCAAGTTAAACTGACTCAATTTAATGGAGAAATCACTATCGAAGCTGCCGATCAACGCCGACATTTACCACTTCCCCCCGAGTTACAAAATCAACCCGTAACCGCAGGTAAATTTGAAGCCCCATACCTAATCATCAGTTTTTAG
- a CDS encoding putative PEP-binding protein produces MTIAFLQLHQDCQCLAPGLVSRDAQCQDCLNQGAVGQLLLSPPLQHLLQLEQHQVRLTAGAILLNGAWEVYRASLAEPWASFQASLKNSSAHFPWQQAAEKFQISFPELPGSELEPLMQVIQAWNCDYLRLIPYFSHPSPEKQLPPDFWPGLVVEVNQLSLGLEQLFGNMFQARYLIQWQQRQINPLDLGLEVLIQSVAPCIATGCATFAAGVWHITAVPGLADGETTMAPDRYDLEATTFKLRQTHLGQKDHADTLSPGLGVTLMPLPATIDQDMILSDDHLENLTQLLSTLPRSIQPKPLCYGWQIPTETGLAQISRVSDHLPEHPPNSHQLHLKPLATGIIATPGQALGPALVITESMAAPNFGSQQSGFIWVVVNINPEWLPGLRGAAGLVCERGGLASHGAILARELGLPAVIGVLDATRNIRNGDVLYLDGQTGHVAHVTEITPVLQPRPPLLFAPPSGPPPPTPRPTLRTQLYVNLSQSQALEQLPKLPIAGIGLLRSENIFLERLSGQHPTLWFREHRQAQLQARFRQGLEPFFAAFAPRPIFYRSLDLRSHELRGLVGGNQYEPDEENPVLGLRGVARSCLYPELLQLELATLQQIHDSHPGPIRFVLPFVRSCEEVVFCQEQLNWVGLSRVPDFELWVMAEVPGILFMLTDLAGLGVKGISIGSNDLTQLLLGVDREHSSLGEQFNENHPAVKAAISQLIRTAQNLGLACSLCGEAASVYPDWVEWLAGLGIDGISVTPEALGRTWETLERF; encoded by the coding sequence GTGACAATCGCATTTTTGCAACTCCATCAAGATTGTCAATGCTTGGCTCCAGGCCTGGTCAGTCGTGATGCTCAATGTCAGGATTGCCTCAACCAAGGCGCGGTAGGTCAGCTTCTCCTCAGTCCGCCGTTACAACATCTCCTCCAGCTTGAGCAGCATCAGGTGAGGTTGACAGCGGGTGCGATTTTACTCAACGGGGCCTGGGAGGTTTATCGAGCCAGTTTGGCAGAGCCTTGGGCCAGTTTTCAGGCAAGCTTGAAGAATTCATCGGCTCATTTCCCTTGGCAACAGGCTGCTGAAAAGTTCCAAATCTCTTTTCCGGAATTACCAGGCAGCGAGCTAGAGCCATTAATGCAGGTGATCCAGGCCTGGAACTGTGACTATTTACGCCTGATTCCCTATTTCAGCCATCCTAGCCCAGAGAAACAATTGCCCCCTGATTTTTGGCCGGGATTGGTGGTTGAGGTGAACCAACTCTCACTTGGCCTTGAGCAACTCTTTGGCAACATGTTCCAGGCCCGCTATCTCATCCAATGGCAGCAGCGGCAGATTAATCCCCTTGACCTGGGCCTGGAGGTGTTAATTCAGTCGGTTGCTCCCTGTATTGCCACAGGTTGCGCCACCTTTGCGGCTGGGGTCTGGCACATCACGGCTGTTCCTGGATTGGCCGATGGCGAGACGACTATGGCCCCTGACCGCTATGACTTGGAGGCCACTACCTTCAAACTCCGCCAGACTCACCTGGGCCAAAAAGATCATGCCGACACCCTCAGCCCAGGCCTGGGAGTCACCCTCATGCCCCTCCCGGCAACCATAGACCAGGACATGATCTTGAGTGATGACCACCTAGAAAACCTGACCCAACTCCTCAGTACCCTGCCCCGATCAATTCAACCAAAACCATTGTGCTACGGTTGGCAAATTCCGACAGAAACCGGCCTGGCCCAGATTAGCCGCGTGAGTGACCACTTACCCGAACATCCGCCAAACTCCCACCAACTCCACCTCAAACCCTTAGCCACTGGGATCATCGCCACACCTGGCCAAGCCTTAGGCCCAGCCCTCGTGATCACAGAATCCATGGCCGCTCCTAATTTTGGTAGTCAGCAATCGGGATTTATTTGGGTTGTTGTCAACATTAATCCAGAATGGTTGCCGGGGTTGCGGGGGGCGGCGGGCCTGGTCTGTGAACGAGGCGGACTTGCATCTCATGGGGCAATTTTGGCGCGAGAATTGGGGCTGCCAGCGGTGATTGGGGTCTTGGACGCAACTCGGAACATTCGCAATGGGGATGTTTTATACCTTGATGGTCAAACGGGCCATGTTGCCCATGTCACGGAAATAACGCCAGTTCTCCAACCCAGGCCGCCACTACTTTTTGCCCCACCTTCCGGCCCACCGCCGCCTACCCCCAGGCCAACCCTTCGGACACAACTCTATGTCAACCTGAGCCAGAGCCAGGCCCTAGAACAGTTACCCAAGCTGCCTATTGCCGGGATTGGCCTGTTGCGCTCAGAAAATATTTTTTTGGAACGTTTGTCCGGCCAACATCCCACTCTCTGGTTTAGAGAACATCGTCAAGCTCAACTTCAAGCTCGGTTTAGGCAGGGCTTAGAACCCTTCTTTGCGGCCTTTGCTCCCCGGCCAATTTTTTATCGTTCCCTAGATTTACGCTCCCATGAACTACGGGGGTTAGTCGGGGGGAACCAGTATGAACCTGATGAGGAAAATCCAGTTTTGGGGTTACGGGGCGTGGCCCGCAGTTGTCTGTACCCGGAATTATTACAACTGGAACTGGCTACCCTACAGCAAATTCATGACTCGCATCCCGGCCCAATTCGTTTCGTTTTACCCTTTGTCCGCAGTTGTGAAGAAGTCGTATTTTGCCAGGAACAACTTAATTGGGTGGGCCTATCCCGTGTTCCAGACTTTGAATTGTGGGTCATGGCCGAAGTGCCTGGCATCTTGTTTATGTTGACAGATTTAGCTGGCCTGGGGGTGAAGGGTATTTCCATTGGCAGTAATGATTTAACCCAATTACTTCTGGGGGTGGATCGGGAGCATTCCAGCTTAGGCGAGCAGTTTAATGAGAATCATCCGGCAGTCAAAGCAGCCATTAGCCAACTGATTCGGACCGCTCAGAACCTTGGCCTGGCCTGTAGTTTATGTGGGGAAGCGGCCAGCGTCTATCCCGATTGGGTCGAATGGTTGGCCGGCCTGGGCATTGATGGCATTTCCGTCACTCCCGAAGCCTTAGGTCGCACTTGGGAAACCCTCGAACGATTCTAG
- a CDS encoding bifunctional (p)ppGpp synthetase/guanosine-3',5'-bis(diphosphate) 3'-pyrophosphohydrolase, whose amino-acid sequence MNALAPPVPTDILVPDWLQACLLEPNADDGQSLICRAFTFAYDLHTGQKRASGEPYIAHPVAVAGLLRDLGGGAALIAAGFLHDVIEDTVVTGEELEVQFGPEVRYLVEGVTKLSNFDFSSKTERQAETFRHLFLAMAQDIRVIIVKLADRLHNMRTLEYLKPEKQIRIAQETKDIYAPLANRLGIWRFKWELEDLSFKYLEPEAYRKMQELVADKRAIREAQLQEALNLLQERMGTLGFEHLEISGRPKHLYSIHQKMRRQQKEFHEIYDVAGIRVLVANKDECYRALAVVHDCFRSMPGRFKDYISLPKPNQYQSLHTVVIGLGGQPLEVQIRTTEMHAVAENGIAAHWKYKETGGSQPNKWNARDEKFTWLRQLLDWQNDLKDAQEYLNSVRDDLFDNEVYVFTPQGDVKSLHQGATPVDFAYHIHTEVGNHCAGARINQRIVPLDTILRNGDIVDIITQKNAHPSLDWLNFVVTETARNRIRQWYKRSHREENIQRGRELLVNELGKSGLDALLKSARMQAVAERCNYQAVDDLLAALGYGEITLSLIVNRLRETAKSVEPDTQALINLTHSSPKVIPPPSGRASESPILGIEGLVYHLAGCCSPVPGEPIIGVVTLGSRGISIHRQGCANAESIPGERLIPVRWNPQTKSNRPLTYSVDVQIEVIDRVGILKDILIRLTDNRINVSNAQVKTFPGQTAIIDLSIDVTDAHQLDQTFTQIKKITDVVSLRRRQQGTSGGSKSGADLTIPVEASAAL is encoded by the coding sequence ATGAATGCATTGGCACCCCCTGTCCCCACAGATATATTGGTTCCTGATTGGTTACAAGCGTGTTTACTGGAACCCAATGCCGATGACGGGCAATCTTTAATCTGTCGAGCTTTTACTTTTGCTTACGATCTGCACACCGGGCAAAAACGGGCTTCTGGGGAACCCTACATTGCCCATCCCGTGGCGGTGGCGGGGTTATTGCGAGATTTAGGGGGTGGAGCAGCCTTAATTGCTGCCGGATTTTTACATGATGTGATTGAGGATACGGTGGTCACGGGGGAGGAGCTAGAGGTTCAATTTGGTCCGGAAGTTCGCTACCTTGTCGAAGGGGTCACCAAGCTGTCTAACTTTGACTTTTCCAGCAAGACGGAACGCCAGGCCGAGACCTTTCGCCATTTATTTTTGGCTATGGCCCAAGATATTCGGGTGATCATCGTCAAATTGGCGGATCGGCTCCATAACATGCGGACATTGGAATATCTCAAGCCGGAAAAGCAAATTCGGATTGCCCAAGAAACCAAGGATATTTACGCACCCTTAGCCAATCGGCTGGGAATTTGGCGGTTTAAATGGGAATTGGAAGATTTGTCTTTCAAGTATTTAGAGCCGGAAGCCTATCGCAAAATGCAAGAGTTGGTCGCTGATAAACGGGCCATTCGGGAAGCGCAATTACAGGAGGCTTTAAATCTACTCCAAGAGCGCATGGGAACCTTAGGCTTTGAACATTTGGAAATTTCCGGGCGACCGAAGCATCTCTATAGTATTCATCAAAAAATGCGGCGGCAACAAAAGGAGTTCCATGAAATCTATGATGTGGCAGGTATTCGGGTCTTAGTCGCCAACAAGGATGAATGTTATCGGGCCTTAGCTGTTGTCCATGATTGTTTTCGCTCCATGCCTGGCCGGTTCAAGGATTACATTAGCTTGCCAAAGCCGAATCAATACCAATCCCTGCATACGGTGGTCATTGGCCTGGGGGGACAGCCCTTAGAAGTCCAAATTCGCACTACAGAAATGCACGCTGTGGCTGAAAACGGGATTGCGGCCCACTGGAAATACAAGGAAACTGGGGGTTCACAGCCGAATAAGTGGAATGCCCGTGATGAAAAATTTACCTGGCTCCGGCAATTGTTAGATTGGCAAAACGATCTGAAGGATGCCCAGGAATATCTCAACAGTGTTCGAGATGATCTGTTTGATAATGAAGTTTATGTCTTCACTCCCCAAGGCGATGTGAAATCCCTCCATCAAGGGGCAACTCCAGTAGATTTTGCTTATCACATTCATACGGAAGTCGGGAATCATTGTGCTGGGGCCAGAATCAATCAACGCATCGTCCCCCTAGATACGATTCTCCGCAATGGGGATATTGTTGATATCATCACCCAGAAAAATGCCCATCCCAGTTTGGATTGGTTAAATTTCGTGGTGACGGAGACAGCCCGCAACCGCATCCGCCAATGGTATAAACGCTCCCATCGTGAGGAAAATATCCAGCGGGGTCGAGAATTACTGGTGAATGAATTAGGTAAGTCGGGCCTGGATGCACTGCTAAAATCGGCGCGGATGCAGGCGGTGGCCGAACGCTGTAATTACCAGGCTGTGGATGATCTCTTGGCCGCTTTAGGTTATGGGGAAATTACCCTCAGTCTGATCGTTAATCGGCTGCGAGAAACCGCTAAGTCCGTTGAACCCGATACCCAGGCCCTGATAAATCTCACCCACAGTAGCCCGAAAGTCATCCCACCTCCCTCAGGGCGCGCCAGTGAATCCCCAATCCTAGGTATTGAGGGCCTGGTTTACCACTTGGCGGGTTGCTGTAGTCCTGTCCCTGGAGAGCCAATTATTGGGGTTGTCACTTTGGGGAGTCGGGGAATTTCGATTCATCGCCAAGGCTGTGCCAATGCGGAGAGTATCCCCGGTGAGCGGCTGATTCCGGTGCGTTGGAATCCACAGACTAAAAGCAATCGTCCCCTAACCTATTCTGTGGATGTCCAAATTGAAGTAATTGACCGAGTGGGTATCCTGAAGGATATTTTGATCCGCTTGACTGATAATCGCATTAATGTCAGTAATGCCCAAGTCAAAACCTTTCCGGGACAAACAGCTATTATTGATCTCAGTATTGATGTTACAGATGCCCATCAGTTGGATCAGACCTTTACCCAAATTAAGAAAATTACGGATGTGGTCAGTCTGCGGCGGCGGCAACAGGGAACATCAGGGGGGAGTAAATCTGGGGCGGATCTGACGATTCCGGTGGAAGCTTCAGCGGCATTGTGA
- the mazG gene encoding nucleoside triphosphate pyrophosphohydrolase, with translation MLPGPLLTQLQVLSAATFMDQAADLNLAQPYLITNLLAGETLLELADLLLSLYAPDYPITLIFSDQTSQTLPLKTWLEQADSPVPSQIYLPPQPPPPLSAIQALVNVVVQLRHPETGCPWDLAQTPETLTPYVIEEAYEVVAAIQDQNPQAIAEELGDLLLQVILQAQIAQESGQFTLQDVAAQITQKLIRRHPHVFAEVELTTPEEVRLQWETIKAQEKGYDGEPPLSQKLDRYARTLPPLQAGLKIAEKATAAGMTWPDIAGVWEKFYEELAEFQESLLQGGLEEQESELGDLLFTVICLAQKSELNPINALQGTHRRFIQRLEKMEATLDRPLSDYSLAELETFWQQAKKALRDQAQISSPDIPTPGPETTSPEVAPE, from the coding sequence ATGCTGCCAGGCCCCCTCCTCACCCAGTTACAGGTCTTGTCAGCAGCAACATTTATGGACCAGGCCGCTGATCTCAACCTAGCCCAGCCCTATCTGATCACCAATTTATTGGCGGGCGAAACATTACTCGAACTGGCCGATTTACTCCTGAGCCTCTATGCCCCGGACTATCCCATTACCTTGATCTTTTCTGACCAAACCAGCCAAACCCTCCCCCTCAAGACTTGGCTTGAGCAAGCAGACAGTCCTGTCCCCAGCCAAATTTACCTCCCCCCCCAACCGCCCCCTCCCTTGAGCGCGATCCAGGCCCTGGTTAACGTGGTGGTTCAACTGCGACACCCTGAAACAGGTTGCCCTTGGGATTTAGCCCAAACGCCGGAAACTCTGACTCCCTATGTAATTGAAGAAGCCTATGAAGTGGTTGCCGCAATTCAGGATCAAAATCCCCAGGCCATAGCCGAAGAACTAGGGGATTTACTTTTGCAAGTGATTCTCCAGGCCCAGATTGCCCAAGAGTCCGGTCAGTTCACCCTCCAGGATGTAGCCGCCCAGATTACCCAAAAACTGATTCGCCGTCACCCCCACGTTTTTGCTGAAGTTGAATTAACGACACCTGAAGAGGTGCGCCTCCAGTGGGAAACCATTAAAGCCCAAGAAAAAGGATACGATGGTGAACCCCCTCTGAGCCAAAAACTCGATCGCTATGCCCGCACCTTACCCCCGCTCCAGGCCGGGCTCAAAATTGCCGAAAAAGCCACCGCTGCCGGAATGACATGGCCGGATATTGCCGGAGTCTGGGAAAAATTTTATGAAGAGTTGGCTGAGTTTCAGGAAAGTTTATTGCAGGGGGGCCTGGAGGAGCAGGAGTCGGAGCTAGGGGATTTGCTGTTTACCGTGATTTGTTTGGCTCAAAAAAGCGAGTTGAATCCGATCAATGCCTTGCAGGGAACCCATCGCCGCTTTATCCAACGCCTGGAAAAAATGGAAGCAACCCTTGACCGCCCCCTTTCAGACTATAGCCTGGCAGAACTGGAAACCTTCTGGCAACAGGCCAAAAAAGCACTCCGTGACCAAGCCCAGATTTCATCCCCAGATATCCCTACCCCAGGCCCAGAAACGACTTCCCCTGAAGTGGCTCCAGAATGA
- a CDS encoding pentapeptide repeat-containing protein, translating to MLNFTAVAIHFPAWFKFQAGSIFVAFLLAMLLVLGFALPAQAENYTKEALVNFDFSGKDLRDSEFTKANLFHSNLSHTDLRGVSFFAANLETADLTGADLRVATLDTARFTKANLTDANLEGAFAFNTIFDGAIIDGADFTDVDLRPDARKMLCSVAKGVNPVTGRATHDTLECDYL from the coding sequence ATGTTGAACTTCACGGCGGTTGCCATCCATTTTCCCGCTTGGTTCAAGTTCCAGGCCGGATCAATTTTTGTTGCGTTTCTCTTGGCCATGCTCCTGGTTTTGGGGTTTGCCCTTCCCGCCCAGGCCGAGAACTACACTAAAGAAGCCTTGGTTAACTTTGACTTTTCGGGGAAAGACTTACGAGATTCTGAATTTACCAAAGCCAATTTGTTCCACAGTAATCTCAGCCATACGGATTTGCGGGGAGTCAGCTTTTTTGCTGCCAACTTGGAAACGGCGGATTTGACGGGGGCTGATTTACGGGTAGCCACGCTGGATACGGCCCGGTTTACCAAAGCCAACTTAACGGATGCCAACTTAGAAGGCGCATTTGCCTTTAATACAATTTTTGATGGGGCAATTATTGACGGGGCAGACTTTACGGATGTGGATTTACGGCCAGATGCCCGGAAAATGCTGTGTAGTGTTGCCAAAGGGGTGAACCCTGTAACGGGTCGGGCTACCCATGACACCTTAGAGTGTGACTATCTTTAG
- the mraY gene encoding phospho-N-acetylmuramoyl-pentapeptide-transferase produces MSQPATHAPVVFWTGKRLFLGLLAALLLWVLGLDFLTGSGFDWQQSLSLPFGLGVILTAWVGAWVVPLLRQLKAGQIIREDGPQSHLKKTGTPTMGGIFMIPTGLGVGVVWAGVTQGEIPVTALAIAALTLAFGAIGWWDDWQVLVRKSNQGMSAKLRLLLEGLAAAGFSAWLATANPTVTTIDFPWGWLLPLGLLFWPLGIFVCTAEGNALNLTDGLDGLAGGTAAIALMGLAVLGGTEHPEVTILGASLSGACLGFLVHNHNPARVFMGDTGSLALGAALAGLGLVSQNLWELFILSGLFFAESLSVIAQVSYYKATKGPDGIGKRLFKMAPLHHHFELSGWTELQVVARFYLIAGGLVLLCFGFNFKQVY; encoded by the coding sequence ATGTCTCAACCTGCAACCCACGCCCCTGTAGTGTTTTGGACAGGGAAACGCCTGTTTCTTGGCCTGTTAGCCGCCTTATTACTCTGGGTTCTCGGACTGGATTTCCTCACGGGTTCTGGGTTTGATTGGCAACAATCCCTCAGTCTTCCCTTTGGCCTGGGAGTTATCTTAACCGCTTGGGTTGGAGCTTGGGTTGTTCCTCTGTTGCGGCAATTAAAAGCGGGTCAAATTATCCGCGAAGATGGCCCCCAATCCCACCTGAAGAAAACGGGTACGCCCACAATGGGGGGGATTTTTATGATTCCCACAGGCCTGGGGGTTGGGGTAGTTTGGGCTGGGGTGACTCAAGGGGAAATACCAGTCACGGCCCTGGCAATTGCGGCATTAACCTTGGCCTTTGGGGCGATTGGCTGGTGGGATGATTGGCAAGTTTTAGTCCGCAAGTCCAATCAAGGCATGTCCGCCAAGTTACGGTTACTGTTAGAGGGCCTGGCGGCGGCGGGGTTTTCTGCTTGGTTGGCTACAGCAAATCCCACAGTGACTACGATTGATTTTCCTTGGGGTTGGCTTTTACCCTTGGGGTTATTGTTTTGGCCCCTAGGGATCTTTGTCTGTACAGCAGAAGGAAATGCTCTAAATCTCACCGATGGCCTGGATGGGTTGGCGGGAGGAACGGCGGCGATTGCCTTGATGGGATTAGCCGTCTTGGGGGGGACTGAACATCCTGAAGTGACAATTTTAGGGGCCAGTCTGAGTGGGGCCTGTTTAGGGTTTCTGGTGCATAATCACAATCCGGCCCGGGTGTTCATGGGCGATACCGGGTCATTGGCCTTAGGGGCGGCCCTGGCTGGTTTGGGCCTGGTCAGTCAAAACCTCTGGGAGTTATTTATCCTCAGTGGTCTCTTTTTTGCTGAGTCCCTGTCGGTGATTGCCCAAGTCAGTTATTACAAAGCCACTAAAGGCCCCGATGGCATTGGTAAACGCTTATTCAAAATGGCCCCCCTTCATCATCATTTTGAGTTGAGTGGTTGGACAGAATTACAAGTAGTTGCCAGATTTTATTTGATTGCCGGGGGCCTGGTATTGCTCTGTTTCGGCTTTAATTTCAAGCAAGTTTATTAA
- a CDS encoding DUF3134 family protein: protein MPLNNPSLYEEPLEQKNLAAHARPELSVLDWLEQSGRLVKRDQAEKDIIIDGGGLDEIGDIDEFAPDDVADFEEEDEADDDL from the coding sequence ATGCCCCTGAACAACCCTTCACTGTATGAAGAACCCCTCGAACAGAAGAATTTAGCAGCCCATGCTCGCCCCGAGTTATCAGTGTTGGATTGGCTGGAGCAATCGGGACGACTGGTTAAACGGGATCAAGCTGAAAAAGACATTATCATTGACGGCGGTGGCCTGGATGAAATTGGCGATATTGATGAATTTGCCCCAGACGATGTGGCCGACTTTGAGGAGGAAGACGAAGCGGATGATGACCTGTAA
- a CDS encoding ABC transporter ATP-binding protein, whose translation MKSNYQALIPYLKPHWRTIGLALVLMAGFVGSVPLIAYLVGQAAALIGAGDIPGLLQWVGGGALLFFIRGLLQFGQDTLMARAALEMTLDIRQSLYRHLQFLGLDYFETAATGDLTYRLTEDVDRVGEVVHKGFHQFLPAALTMLTILSYLFYLNWRLTLATAIVAPLMASLVAWFGGRILNFSRLSQNRISNLSALLTEVFSGIRLVKAFAAEEYEIQRFYKAAEKNRQARYAAERVKAIQHPVVGFLESVSVMILFLLGAWQIGAKQLTGAEFLSFVAGVALLIDPINAVTANFNEYKQAEASVDRVFELFQLQPNVQEKKQAPPLPPLSGKIEYRHVSFAYRSGQPVLQQFNLLALPGEVIAFVGHSGAGKTTIVNLLPRFYDPQAGSILIDGIDIRGVSLRSLRQQIGIVPQETVLFSGTVAQNIAFGQRELDYGAIREAAKIANADQFIDQLPEGYETWLGERGVNLSGGQRQRLAIARAILLNPRILILDEATSALDSASERLVQEALERAMQDRTVFIIAHRLTTVRKADRILVIEQGRVVESGSHYELMNQDGGTSRYARFYAQQLPN comes from the coding sequence TTGAAATCTAATTACCAAGCTCTGATTCCCTATCTCAAACCCCATTGGCGCACTATTGGTTTAGCCCTCGTCTTAATGGCTGGTTTTGTCGGCTCCGTACCCTTAATTGCTTACCTAGTCGGTCAAGCCGCAGCCCTGATTGGCGCAGGGGATATTCCCGGCCTGTTGCAATGGGTCGGGGGTGGGGCCTTGCTCTTTTTTATTCGGGGTCTCCTCCAGTTTGGGCAAGATACCTTAATGGCCCGGGCGGCTTTGGAGATGACCTTAGACATTCGCCAAAGTTTATATCGTCATTTACAGTTTTTAGGCCTGGACTATTTTGAAACGGCCGCCACCGGAGATTTAACCTATCGCCTCACGGAAGATGTGGATCGGGTTGGGGAAGTGGTTCATAAGGGATTTCATCAGTTTTTACCCGCCGCGTTGACGATGTTGACAATTTTGAGCTATTTGTTTTACCTCAACTGGCGATTAACGTTGGCAACCGCAATCGTGGCTCCCCTGATGGCTTCCCTGGTGGCCTGGTTTGGCGGCCGGATTCTCAACTTTTCGCGCCTGAGTCAAAACCGGATTTCCAATCTTTCCGCGCTCCTGACTGAGGTATTCAGTGGCATTCGTCTTGTCAAAGCCTTTGCGGCCGAAGAATATGAGATTCAGCGGTTTTACAAAGCAGCGGAAAAAAATCGCCAGGCCCGCTATGCTGCCGAACGAGTCAAAGCCATTCAACATCCTGTGGTTGGGTTTTTAGAATCCGTTAGTGTGATGATTCTGTTTCTGCTTGGGGCCTGGCAAATTGGCGCGAAGCAACTGACTGGAGCCGAATTTCTTAGTTTTGTCGCCGGGGTTGCCCTGCTTATTGATCCAATCAACGCAGTGACAGCTAACTTTAACGAATACAAACAGGCCGAGGCCTCTGTGGATCGGGTTTTTGAATTATTTCAACTCCAACCCAATGTCCAGGAGAAAAAACAGGCCCCGCCCTTGCCGCCACTATCGGGCAAGATTGAATATCGTCATGTCTCCTTTGCCTATCGCTCTGGACAGCCGGTATTACAGCAATTTAACTTACTCGCTCTCCCAGGCGAAGTCATTGCCTTTGTCGGTCATTCTGGGGCCGGGAAAACCACGATTGTCAACCTCCTACCCCGCTTTTATGATCCCCAGGCCGGATCAATTCTCATAGATGGGATTGATATTCGCGGGGTTAGTCTGAGGAGCCTCCGGCAACAAATTGGCATCGTCCCCCAGGAAACGGTCTTGTTTTCGGGAACCGTAGCTCAGAATATTGCCTTTGGTCAACGGGAGTTGGACTATGGGGCGATCCGGGAAGCTGCCAAAATTGCCAATGCCGACCAATTTATTGATCAACTGCCTGAGGGCTATGAAACTTGGTTAGGGGAGCGGGGGGTGAATTTATCCGGGGGACAACGTCAACGCCTAGCCATTGCGCGAGCCATACTGCTGAATCCGCGGATTTTAATTTTGGATGAAGCGACCTCGGCGCTGGATTCTGCTTCAGAAAGACTGGTTCAAGAAGCCTTAGAGCGGGCGATGCAGGATCGAACGGTATTTATCATTGCTCACCGACTCACAACTGTGCGCAAAGCGGATCGGATTTTGGTGATTGAACAAGGTCGGGTGGTGGAGTCCGGTTCCCATTATGAACTGATGAATCAAGACGGAGGGACTTCTCGCTATGCCCGCTTTTATGCCCAACAGTTACCCAATTAA